The Alosa alosa isolate M-15738 ecotype Scorff River chromosome 8, AALO_Geno_1.1, whole genome shotgun sequence genome contains the following window.
gtcagtagtgtttgtGTTTCGGCAtcgggttggcaacctcaagtcaggggggaggggatacaccgctctacagtaatttgaaagtgattgcagtaccagttttggccacaatcttatggttcctttaagtgttTCTCACAAATGGACTACCAATTTAGGCATGTACCTAACAGTATAaaacacattaatagcctatACAAACTACTGTATGCAAGACATTtcgaaatcttgttttatttaaactactcaatgcaatctcaaatcctcaccagaaacaacaccaacagtcaatatatttctccaaatcctagttttgtttgttttatggactactaggtggtcATGGAAGAGATCTTAAAACATTAatttgtcttgtaagcggaaccaaagtttcacaggcactgTTGTGGTAGAACATaaggacctacaacctcgtGCTTTCATTGGATAGTCACGTAGTGTTCAATGGATTCATTTACAGTGCAgtgagcaccgctgtagcaagcagctcactgctccgggttagtgtgtgcttcacctcactgtgtgctgtttgtgtttcaataattcacggattgggataaatgcagagaccaaattttcctcacgggtTCAAAATAGTATACTTATACAATACGtaaagtaggtagcgatagccatttcacaacagcgacacctctgttcaggagaatattgcaacaagtgttgcgaccaccacgcacgagtataaatggttacgccGGTCCCATgatgtcacattgtcgcgctacaggtcaggaatggcgagtatgtaggTGCCTTAATTCCACGAGACCACAACCTTGGCATCTACCGACAATTTCCCATCACCGAAATGAATGTGCATGCAGATGGTGGAGCAGCGTTCATGTCTCTGACCTGCTGCTCATTGgcgacaggtaaacacacaaagTGATCTggcggcttctacacacagttgcgttccgtcaacgcatgctagtgggtgttcccgacggtagctatgcaaatgacttgaagtataaccgtaatttgatttgTTGGTGCCGTCCgccgattggcttgattgggcGGTGtggtctgtcggtgcagcaacagctgaacttctcaacgcgagcgacgggagaaacgcgaAGCAACgaacccacaattcagttcggcaacggatgacgtgagcccatgtaatgaatgggatgcgtctccagcactgcaatgcacgcaactgtgtgtaggagccgtaagTCTCAGCATTGTTTGACATTGCTATGATATTAAACCACTATGAATATATCTTGATGCATCTTGCAACGGACCAGATAACTTAGCCTCAGACAGGTtggcaacaacaaacaagctaGTCTAGCGAAAATAGTCGATAATCTGAACGAGTGAATTCCGTGAGTTTCTGCAGGGTTATACATGAACACCAATGAAGCGTGTGTTCTAATAAAGTATCATATTTCGCAATATGGTATGTAGTTAATGTTCAGTACCCACACCTTTACTGATAAGATTTATTATAAAGGCATAGCTCAAAGGACAAGGAGACAGACGTGCTGATGTGCTAACTGTTGCCTATGGGGGTTTGCTATTCTATTCAAGGGGCATAACAGCCTATAAAAAATTGTAAGCTCACCAAACTACAACCTTCTGTGTCATCACATAATGTTACCCTTTACAAGTTGAAATGGTAACTACTTCAATTATAAAAATTAAAACATGTAAAATGATAGCTTTTTTGTATATGTTGTAATGTGCTGAAATAGTGAtataatacatactgtacagtacctCGCCATATATCAATTTTGACACACTTTGCTTAGGTGGTTGATCAGAATCATGTCAAAATGAGAGGACATGATGTCAagatgttgttgatgttgaatAGTGAAGGGATTGTTGATatgttgaaatgtgtcaaaatggtGATGCcattaatttaaatattttgctGAATAAACACAAAATCTGTCATGAAGGCACAATGTATTGGCCATATTGGCACATACATTAGATATGTGCATTTGACAAATGCAGCATATGTGAGTGCATTGTTGGATTACAAAATGTATGTGAGTGCATTGTTGGATTACGTTCGCGGAAGCAGGAGCTCGGGCCCGCCATCGCCGCTTGGCTATATTTAGTATTGTTTAGCTAtgacaggggtgggcaaacttttgtcaaagggccacattgggttttaaAATTGGCCCCACAACCccccacaataacacacatttttatagcgtataatttagtatgaaaagtatttattttaattttaaaatattacttgtttaaaaatactgcaaattttatgctgtttaacaaatgtataaattgtgcagtcgctttaagacagtcgctttaattcacgtttatttctcaaggatcttctgcctgctccgctatggctagtgctgtacctacggctgggtcctctcacagtttttaaatggtcagtagtgggaactactgttgccttcatgatttccttttaacaGTTTCTTATAAGGAGATATCAATGATTGacaatgacaagccagttggaacctgcggctctctctccctctcgtgagtgcagaccccgttcccaattaaatggatcgcataatgttcacgttaaatctgctgcaaaggagataactaagagttaacttagtttaacataatgttctctctatttaacatgatgttttgacattgacattgtaaacgttctctaaggagagtgaaaagcagtttgcagtaaagctaaccaacgccgtctatcgcaggaaaaaatagcgagcagcctgataaccaaatgaaatgctcggcgggccggatgaaagtgcttggcgggccggatcccacccctgagCTATGAGGAAACTCTTACATAGTCAGTGACTCTTTTCAATATTTTCTCTGTGAAATACAGTAGCCTTCAAAAACTTTTTGGAACAGTAAAAATTGATGGCTAATTGATTAGtaatgatgatattcacataCCCAAAATGCGTGTGTGGCATAGCGACACCATCTGGAAACAGATATATTGGTTATTTTGACTGGTCTTATCTCTACCATTTGTAGAAGTTTCATCAGATTTGTTTCGCATATGGCGTATGCACTTGAAGGTGTCCTGATTTTATAttatggtggggtgggggctggggggccATGTAGGCTGAAATGAATGCTTCCCATGAAATGTGGCACCTATATCATCCTTCAAAGTCAGAGATTTGGCCCGTGGTGTGGCTCTGGGACTCCATAGCACCCCCTTATGTCATTGAGTCTTGTGGTCAGTAAATAGTTTCAACCCCCATGGGTAGTGTGAAAGTAGTTTTTTTATGGTAACTTGACAACTATTGCACTGGACATCACAAACTTTATGTCATAAATTGGTTACTTGGAAGTGCATTATTGTACCCTACATATGTGGGGTAGTGCCACTTAGTGAAAATGTCacacccaacaggaagtgattaAGTGCTTCCGACATATAACATTTGCAAAACCAAATATCACACACATTAGATATGTGCATTTGACAAATGCAGCATATGTGAGTGCATTGTTGGATTACAAAATGTCACGGTTCGCGGACGCAGGAGCTCGGGCCCGCCATCGCCGCTTGGCTATATTTAGTATTGTGTAGCTATGAGGAAACTCTTACATAGTCAGTGACTCTTTTCAATATTTTCTCTGTGTAATACAGTAGCCTTCAAAAACTTTTTGGAACAGTAAAAATTGATGGCTATGTACAGGACAGGAAAAAATCCCCCAAGAGGAGTATTTTCATAACAGTACACTTTATTCAAATAAATATTCTGAGGTTAGTTATCTTTCTACAAACAAACAGATTCTGACATTTTATGGTGTCCTTGTAGAATCCAACATAATGGatccctgtttttttcctgaaagGTGAGTCCATTTGGAAAACAGATGCTTATAAATAAATGACACATGGTTATATTCCATGTCATGTAAATGAGTCTAACATTAATAATAGTCAGTGGAGCAGAGGTTGTACTGCTAGTCCCCATTGAAATGACAAGGGAGCATTTGACTGGTAAAGCAATCTCATTTGACTATGTAGCGTAGCCCTTATTGACTGTATGGTAGCATCCTCCTCTCTTGAATGCAGACTCCCTTCTCTGTCAGTATTCTGGGTCTTGGTATACTTTGTCATTTCTCCGCTATAAAACAAGCACACTGAGGGCATTCGACAGGATTTTTTTTACATTCCTTGGCAAGTACTAATTCTGTTTCTAATAACACTATAAGGTGCTCTCCGCTGTCCTTAAGTACAATTCCCCCTCCACTTAAAGAGAAAAAACTATTGATCACTTATACAGTATGATCAACAAAATCTCTCATGACAGACCCTAGAAGAAGTAGGCTCAAGTAGTTTAATAGAACCAATGCTTACatatgtctctctccctccaatgTTGCATGGATAATTGCAGGTTTTGGATCTAATCTGatcacatgtaggctacatgtatgtatgtgtgtgtgagagagagagagagagagagagagagagagagagagagagagagagaggcagtgcaGCTCACATGGTTCCATGGCGGAATGTCATGTTCCGAACTGGGGGCTGAGTTAAGAGCCATTAGTGGCCTGATTTATATGTTCCTCTACACACCTCTCTATGGGTCTCATTCAGGCTCTCTGTAGCCTCTGTAACCCTTGTTGAGAGGAGTGCAGCTAATCAAGGAGGCTATTCACAACTGTGATTATACAACCCACCAATGCACTTTAGGGTATGGTAATTATTACAAAGGTctggttttgtttttattcagaGACCTAGGGAGAGGCTTGACAATGGGGTAAAATATATTGTGTAAAAGGTGGATTTGATGAAGTTGTGATGTGACCTCCTGGtataaaacaaaatacaaactaaaaatattattaaaggAAATATGCACCATCTAATTTATAGTGTTCACTGTTTTCCACACAATCTTTCCCAAGTGGAATagcctagttaaaattaaaagtcAGTTATGTGACAATGGCTATCAGATGAGGTGGGATAAAGAGGGTCCATACTATCCTGGAAAACCATGCAGGATCAGATTTAGGTCCAAAGCTATACCCTGTGGACCAGACAAATCTACAAAAAAgatgccatctttgcccatataaggagatacAGTATCTTGTGATTTTTCCTATTGGAGAATAACATTAGGGTTTTAGAATAATCGCACTTGCTACACTCTCGCGGGgaagaagtctgaaatgcagaagTTTTGCCCTAAACACTTTTGACATCTGCCTTTGTGTGGGTTCTGTAGTACATTAAGACAGCAAACTTTAATTTTTGCTACTCAAAAGCCAACTTacagtgcaacttgcaataggCAGTAAGCTTCGATTAGCACCCGTATCTCATATGGCCAAACATGGCAGCTTTGGGtactttttgtaggcgaacttcagaggtctactCATGCTGATTTCTGAATCACCAAAAACACaagaaggaaccaatcacaaccaCTTATCCTGTATAGGGCGGACTTTATACAAGGAGGGTTGGCATCCCTTTACACAACCCAGGCCTGTGCTAATGGCATtagtattaaatgtgtattttctttgaaaTTGACCAAACGACTGCATTTAAAACATCCATTTATAATAAGGATGTGTTTGGTGTACTTCCAAAGGATTTGATTAATTTCTAATGTTCAacttaagtttaatttcacaacTGGCTATGCCTCTTTGAAACTAAAAGCGAAATGAGAGTACTCACACTAACATCTCAAGTGAAAACTGGTCTGGTGTCAGCCAGAGTAGTCCAAAGCTTACTGTCCTGCAAAAATACAGCAGATCATGACAAAACCTGTTTCACGGGCAGCTGCTGTCCAAACACGAGCCTTCCCTCTACTGAGCCGTCTACTGTGAGAAGGCAACCAACGGTGCAGTGCTGTCCATTTTTGGTAACAATatacacaaaagacacaaagcAGTAATTCTCAAGCAGACTTGGTTTTAATATGGAGCATACATCCACTCTAAGAATTACAAGAATTTCTGTGCAGAAACTGGACACGGTACAGCTTCCTTTCATTCTGACTCAGTTATAcatattcatatatatttatatatacaggacacacacacacacacacacaaacaaagagacaGTTATATGTATATGAAATTTACACCAGCTTAATAAATAACAGAAAGATAAATGTGTACAGTCAAGAGGAGAGGataacagtgacacacacacacacacacacacacacacacacacacacagagagagagaaagagaaaaagaaaaagcacaGTAAAGACCCATAGCTTGGGATCTACAAAGCCATTTCAGCTTGAACAGTATTACAATGGTGTGGTTGCAGCCCTACCTACTGTTATACAGGACATTTTTCAGGCTTTCCCCCTAGCTACTGCAGTGAAGTGCAAGGAATAAACCCACCATAGTGTAAGTATGGCACATATAATGTAAGCATCTTCCTTACTATGCACACTGGCTAGCTGCTAGCTAGGATACAGGAATGTCAATGCTAAATCTAGAGTTTGTGATAGCATGTCCACTAAACCACTGGCTAATGAAGCAACATACATATGTGTCCAGCACtctgatataataataaattcaTTTTAAAGCAGGGTCAGTTTAAAAACACTGTACATCATCATTGTGCAAATGCTTAGGAACATATTCAAATTAAGAAGTTGTAAAGGAAGGACATGTCATGCCAAACACTTTGACTATCCTtacaaaatgaataaatagccttgaaagacaaaaataaaataaaagttggATTGGCCCCTTTTATAATTATTTTGTCACTGCCACAAGTTTTCAACAAAAACATTGCTTGCTGGGAGTTCAGATTGGCATGAGAACAACAAAAGTTCTATAAGGTGACCTGAAGTGATTCATTTAAGGGCGACCCAgattcaaatgaaaataagacCGACATCAACCACTCTCTAAATTACACAGGAATACAATCACAAGATCTTGTGACTTTCTTACTTAAAGTGAATCTTTGGTTATCGACAACCCTTTCATCTTGCAGTGAGCTTGGAATTAAGACTCATCACATGAGCAAGTCTGGTGTTAGTTCTCTAGTAAGTAAACCCAGACTGGAGTGCGATCATGTGTGAACATCGCAATGCTGCTCTCCGATATGACACAATCAAACAGAAAAGCACATGTAAAAACAGAAAAGGGAATGTCTTGGTGTATCCTCCCCAATTAACATACGAGTTGGCCTTTGTGGCACAATTAGGAGATATGTACATGTTTTTAGAATGGGGAGAAAATACATCTGTACAGTACAATGCCTATTTACAGTCCATATGACATCATGCACCAACACGAATAGTCTTTCTTATGGTCTCCATACAACCCTCTACTTCTCTCAGATTTTAAGATGGAAAATCATATTGATTTAGAAACACTACAGAAAGCTATAAGATATAAGAACTTTCCTTGATATCACTGTGAAttgcatcttttttttctcatgtacaacAACCCTCTGAAACTACTAAGCAAGATGCCTGGCATGCACTGGGAATACAGTGAACTACTCTATCTTTATTGCACCTTCAGAGTTGCATTACTGTTGAAACATCAAGAGGGACATTTACCCCTTTCACTAGGCAAACTACACATAGTAATTTTAACAGAATCATCCAACAGTTGACACCAGCATTTCAAGATGTTGAAATTCACATGGCTATGTGGTATGTGCACATTCAAGATAAGCGAGTAAGCTACGCTATTGTATCCATGGTAGCCAAAACAACACCAATCAACATCAACCAATTGACACTTCCGTAAAACTAATTCATAAGCTTTTTTAGATCATTTTTAGGGTCTAATTTTGGATTCACTTACATAAAAATGTAAGAGGACCTTCAAAACCAGACCATGGGAAAGAGCCATGTTTAAAGAGTATGTGGTGTTTCTTCTTTGAAAGACAGAAACCTTAAaaccttgttaaaaatgtctttaTCTCAGGTTGAGAAACCGCTCTCGGAGGTTCTTCACTACGTTCTGCTGACTCATGTCCGCTTTCCTGCCCGAGTCGATGGCGGTTTTTAGCGCCTCATCGAGTTTGTCACTCGAAGGCACTAGCTTGTCACCGTCCTTTCCTTTGCTGCTCCTGTTGGCCTGCTGCTCAGCCTTTGCTGCAATTTCCTCCCTCAGCCTGTACTCCTCGGACTCCTGATAGGCGCGGCAGCGGTCGATAACCGCCATGATGGAGATCTTCTCTCGGGAAGTGGGGGAGCGGATCTGGACGTAACTATCGTCCGTGTCCTCCTTCGCTCTCGACCACTGTAGCTCTTTTGCAACCTGTGGTGGTGGACTGGCCATGGCAACTGTCTCTGTATAAACCTTCCCCACGACAACTGGCTCCAAAGTGATGTTGACTTTCTCGACGACGATCAGCTTCTTGTCGTTGGGCAGCGGGGTTTCTCCGGAGACGTAGtacccactgctgctgctgcatgggGGGTTTCTCTGGAAGTCCTGCAGCGTGTTCAAGTGCAGGTGGCTAAGCCTCTGATCCAGAGACCCCGTACGATGCTGCCTTCCCAGTGCGCCCTCGGGATCCTGGCTTGGGAACGACCTAGATGCTGCAGCTTCCGAGGGAACCAGGTGTATGGAGCAGCTGGAGCGCCTTCGCGGCCTGCAATCCTGGATCTTCTCTGGGACGGAGTGGCTGCGTGCCACTGGGGGCTGCAGCAGCGAGCTTGCCACCTTATCTAGGTGGGTGTATTTTGAGCGCAGCTCTCGCACGTCCGGCCAATTGAAGCCCTCCACTGGCGTGGGGCTCAGAGGGCTCTTGGAGGCAGTCCGGCTCGGGGAGAGGACCCTGGGACTGCccagggaggtgggggtggggatgggacTCGGGGAGCCAAgctgtgctctggaagacatgtCCTGATGATTCACTGAGCCACACAAGTCCAAGGACAGAGTCAGGTTGGGTTTGCCTGTGTGAAAAAAAAGGCAGCAATTACTATCATGAAGGTAAAATTCTACATGCACCTAGTTTTGCAGATTGACCTTGATGGACTCCAGACTTACCTTCTTCCTTCTCTGGTCTCTCCTCCAGCACACATAAAAGGTTCCTCTTTCCCAGTGTCCCTTCTGTTTCCTGGCTTCTCTGAAGGACCACCGGTTTAGTGCACTTGATGCGCTGGCTGTACTTCCGTGCCAAGTGGAAGACTTTGCTGTTTTGGGTTGCATCGGCATCATTCTGCTCCAGCTCCCATTTTGGGACCTCGATTTCGGCCTCTGCCCTCAGCTGGATCACCCTTGGGACTGGAGCCCTGAGGGCTCTACCTTCGGAAGGAGGAGGACGGAGACAATTGCTCAAGCTCGAAGACTGGCCCAGAACCATACCCCGACCTTTGACGGGCGAAGGAGAGCTGGACTCCTCCGTAATGGTGCTCAGGTCAGACTCCTCCAAGATCATCAAAGGTTCTGCGCTGTCGCTCTCGGGGGCTGTTCTTAACGACAGGGCTTTCCTGCCAGGGGACATGCTGGGGCTGGCTACCCTGAGGCGGTGGGCCTCTCTGCGTCTAGGGGCTCCCCTGGGTTCGTCCTGAGTCTTGgtaacctccttctccatctcctgcCATACCTTGATCATCTCTGAGGATGGTCGGAACTCATCGTCCGGCATGCCTACATCCCGCAGGCTTTGGCACCTGCTTCTGTCTCTAAAAGAGTCCAGAGACGCCTCGCTCCCATCTTCAGACACTCTCCTCTTGCCAAAGTCCAGAGTGTCGAAAGACGTACTCGACACTATGCGCTCCCTCCTTTCGGTGCAAAGGGTTTGTGAAAGATCTGGAGCAGTTGCAGAGCTTGAGACCGAGGACTTCCTTTCTGCAGCATCATCCTTGGGAATGCTGTTGAGCTTGGTGACAGAGCTGCGCACGAGGCCAGTCGGGATGTAGGTGAGGCTCTCCCTTCGCTTGATACAGAAGCCAGCATCTAAGTAGTCAGCATTCTCATAGTAGCCTTTGATCTTATCAATCAGCAGCTGGTCTTTCTTGGATAGGGTTGAGTCCCGTCTTCGGAAGCTGCCGTCGAACACGTTGTCTTCTCGGGGAGAGAACATGGTCACGTCAGCTCCAGTGTCATGGGACACAGATACCATGGGGTCTTCGGAGCAGTGGTTGTTCATCCAGTGGGTCAGCTCCTGGGTGTTGTCCCCTCCTCCCAGGCTGAGCGTGCTGCCGGTCCGGCTTGGGATGCGTGGGGAGGGGCAGCCCAGGGAGCGCACCTCGTCCAtggtgctgctgctcctgcgGGTGCTGCTGACAAAGTGCTCCGCAATAGCGCTGGCCTGGCCAAGCACAGACGGTGGCAGAATGCTGGACTCGTTCTCCGCAGCTtggtcctcttcctcctcttcatcctcctcttcatccaccCCTACGTCCTCCTCTGAGGAGTGTCCAGAGCTCTCTTCCTGTCTGGGGACCATCTCAGGTGTGCTTTCCTTGGAGTCCCCTGTGAGGCTTTTATGCTTGGGAGTATTATGGGGGATCTGGTTGGACTTAGGACTTTTGAGGGGCGACACTGGTAGGATGGGAGGATCTTGCTCTGGTTTTTCAGATACATCTGAATGGGAGTTGGAGTTCTCAGTTTGCAAAATAGTTTCAGGTGCCTAGagacagcagcaacaacaaggtaagaaagagaagaagttGAGAAAATGAAGTTGAGGGGTCATCATGTGTTAGCAAAAGTGGTTGCCCACTCTATTTCACACACCATTAGCGGAAATTCCAAGGGCTAGCCAAAGTAATTCAGTTTAGTGTTTCTTCATGCATACTTGGGAGTTTTTGGAAAATACAGAGGCTAAATGGGGTCATCACACATGCATGACTAATTTTTCTCGAGCAGCTGGCTGGATCGGGGAGGCTATGATGTCATGGGTATTTTTCAGATTTGGTCATGTTGTTTTGGATAATGGCTGAAAATGGTCTGACCCAACAAGGCAAAAACATTAAGATCACACAACCATTTATTCACCTCTTTGTCATTGTTTTGTGGTTTTAATGCAGAGTTTTGCTTGCAAGCATACactttgattattttaaaatgagaaGCACTGAACCTTTTACCAGTTTTCCTAATCGGATGCTTTCAGTTGAAAAAAACATCTCGATGTTTCTCAACAGGTTCACAGATAGCTGAGCGGAGCTGGAGACGGAGCGCAGCTGGCCGAAGCCCTACCTGTTCAGGAGTGGACGACTCCGTAGTGGTCTGCTGGGTTTCCTCCTGTCCCGTTGTCTGCCCATTCTCCCTtttaccctcctcctcctcatcctagagagaatgagagaagagtGTGTCAGAGACCCAGAGGTCTTCAAATGGGAAAACGATGACGGGTCGGTGCAAACACTCCCATGCTATTTTAGTGTATTAGACGTAATGGGATCAttgcaaacacataaacattccCACAGATGTGGCTTGTTAGGAGAACCGGATATGAACAGCATCACAATCCAGTATTCATTCAGCCACTGCAGGCAGTTGAACAATACTATTAACATTCCCAGCAGGGGCATCATTCTTCCTCATCATTCTGAAAGCCAATTAGCTGGTCCATAAAGTGGACATAAAGCTGTGATCCAGTCCTAATGATATACTATTCAatcgtttgtgtttgtgtgtgtgtgtgtgtgtgtgtgtgtgtgtgtgtgtgtgtgtgactgcgtgcAGCAACCAACTCTGAGATGACATGACAACATTTTCAGCTCTACAGTACGTTAGTGGTCAACGTGCGCCCAGGACAAGCCTACTGCATTAGTGGTCGTCAGGCATCAGATCCATACAGTACTGCAGTTAGTGGGAGGCAGGGTAAGCAAACGCAGACTTTCGTGCTTCATGCTCTGGAACATCATCCAAAATCGTGCGAGGTAGGAGAGCTGTGGCATGCCGCTTTTCAAAGAGTTAGTGAGCTAAGCCACCAGGTTGGCTTGGACTGAAGCAAAAACGtagaaaaggtaaaaaaaaaaaaaaaacacagacacacgaaAGAGGAAAACATAAAAACGTGGCTAGATAACAAAACGTGCGAgacacgggagaggagagcggaACGGTAGGAGTTTTGGGCAGCGGGCAGAGGAGCCTCACCGTAGTCCCCCCCAAGGAAAGCAAAGCCCGGGCTCTAGTGTGCCAACAGGAAATGGCCTCCAGCATGGAGCTGGCAAAGTCTGCTACCTGGTTGTCCTCCATCACTATCTCATCCGGGTCACTTCCCTCCTCAAAAACGTTCTCGTGTTCCAGCGCCTCGCCCCGGCTGAGACCGCCAGGCTTGCGCGAGGTCGCTCtggacgacgacgacgacgatgcGGGCTCCTCGGAGTCGCTGGGGCTCAGCCTCTCCAGGgagtcctcttcctcttcttcttcttcctcctcctcctcctcctcctcgtcctccatgCTAGGCCTCTCAGCCTCAGACTC
Protein-coding sequences here:
- the LOC125299248 gene encoding LOW QUALITY PROTEIN: pleckstrin homology domain-containing family G member 3-like (The sequence of the model RefSeq protein was modified relative to this genomic sequence to represent the inferred CDS: inserted 1 base in 1 codon), whose product is MPEGSHSATHDVPMGEESPRLSTASVGSNERXSTATLSDCGEPGSAGQRPVSLVSTLSSGSSGSSRDDSPPCGGAPPDVDLDLCPPELTSAQQQCNNNNAVAAAENTEAGGGGPPLSPFAAKAMAPNPKLTYLDRVVMEIIETERMYVRDLRSIVEDYLAQIIDISDLPIRPEQVCALFGNIEDIYEFNSDLLQSLEMCDNDAVAIARCFVLKREYFEIYTQYCTNYPNSVAALTDCMRNKTLAKFFRERQAALKRSLPLGSYLLKPVQRILKYHLLLQEIAKHFDPQEEGYEVVEEAIYTMTGVAWYINDMKRKHEHAVRLQEVQSLLINWKGPDLTTYGELVLEGTFKVHRAKNERTLFLFDRMLLITKRRGEHYVYKTHISCSTLMLIESAKDSLCFSVTHYKHPKQPHTVQARTVEERKLWAHHIKRLILENHQAIIPQKAKEAILEMDSMYSKYRYSPDRMKKATSYHSEDFPNGRQGRRQSEPTKQILKSTKAILKHADSEGALPASMRAMRPVQPAASISTLGSSIGESEAERPSMEDEEEEEEEEEEEEEEDSLERLSPSDSEEPASSSSSSRATSRKPGGLSRGEALEHENVFEEGSDPDEIVMEDNQVADFASSMLEAISCWHTRARALLSLGGTTDEEEEGKRENGQTTGQEETQQTTTESSTPEQAPETILQTENSNSHSDVSEKPEQDPPILPVSPLKSPKSNQIPHNTPKHKSLTGDSKESTPEMVPRQEESSGHSSEEDVGVDEEEDEEEEEDQAAENESSILPPSVLGQASAIAEHFVSSTRRSSSTMDEVRSLGCPSPRIPSRTGSTLSLGGGDNTQELTHWMNNHCSEDPMVSVSHDTGADVTMFSPREDNVFDGSFRRRDSTLSKKDQLLIDKIKGYYENADYLDAGFCIKRRESLTYIPTGLVRSSVTKLNSIPKDDAAERKSSVSSSATAPDLSQTLCTERRERIVSSTSFDTLDFGKRRVSEDGSEASLDSFRDRSRCQSLRDVGMPDDEFRPSSEMIKVWQEMEKEVTKTQDEPRGAPRRREAHRLRVASPSMSPGRKALSLRTAPESDSAEPLMILEESDLSTITEESSSPSPVKGRGMVLGQSSSLSNCLRPPPSEGRALRAPVPRVIQLRAEAEIEVPKWELEQNDADATQNSKVFHLARKYSQRIKCTKPVVLQRSQETEGTLGKRNLLCVLEERPEKEEGKPNLTLSLDLCGSVNHQDMSSRAQLGSPSPIPTPTSLGSPRVLSPSRTASKSPLSPTPVEGFNWPDVRELRSKYTHLDKVASSLLQPPVARSHSVPEKIQDCRPRRRSSCSIHLVPSEAAASRSFPSQDPEGALGRQHRTGSLDQRLSHLHLNTLQDFQRNPPCSSSSGYYVSGETPLPNDKKLIVVEKVNITLEPVVVGKVYTETVAMASPPPQVAKELQWSRAKEDTDDSYVQIRSPTSREKISIMAVIDRCRAYQESEEYRLREEIAAKAEQQANRSSKGKDGDKLVPSSDKLDEALKTAIDSGRKADMSQQNVVKNLRERFLNLR